A stretch of Candidatus Dadabacteria bacterium DNA encodes these proteins:
- the murB gene encoding UDP-N-acetylmuramate dehydrogenase: protein MNIPATVFERLGCDIATGFPMSSYTSIRVGGRAGLVVFPRSHGALLGALEALTARGVPFEVLGGGTNTIVRDEDLPCAVVSTSLLKGFDISPDGSVFARCGAPLAAVMNSAARRGLCGLEFAAGIPGTVGGAVYMNAGTDAGETSDVLESVSLWADGRERELDARELDARYRNGGVPPGAVLLSARLRLAPGDPARIRAAIRERLASRKATQPVCEANTGSVFKNPASVPAGRLLEELGMKSVSSGGAQFSEVHANFIVNKGGARASDVLKLIGIARERARAERGIVLETEVCVI from the coding sequence ATGAACATCCCGGCGACCGTTTTTGAGCGGCTGGGTTGCGACATTGCGACCGGTTTTCCCATGTCGTCCTACACGTCAATCAGGGTGGGAGGCAGGGCGGGCCTTGTCGTTTTTCCCCGCAGCCACGGGGCTCTGCTCGGCGCGCTTGAGGCGCTCACCGCGCGGGGCGTTCCGTTTGAGGTTCTCGGCGGGGGGACAAACACGATTGTAAGGGATGAAGACCTGCCGTGCGCCGTGGTGAGCACTTCTCTCCTGAAGGGTTTTGACATATCGCCGGACGGTTCGGTTTTTGCCCGGTGCGGCGCGCCGCTCGCCGCCGTGATGAACAGCGCGGCGCGCCGCGGCCTCTGTGGCCTTGAGTTTGCGGCGGGCATTCCCGGAACCGTGGGCGGCGCGGTTTACATGAACGCCGGAACGGATGCGGGGGAGACCTCCGATGTGCTTGAGTCCGTCTCGTTGTGGGCGGACGGGCGCGAGCGCGAGCTTGACGCCCGCGAGCTTGACGCCCGCTACAGAAACGGGGGCGTTCCCCCCGGCGCCGTGCTGCTTTCCGCGCGTCTGCGGCTTGCCCCCGGCGACCCCGCGCGCATCCGCGCGGCGATAAGAGAGCGGCTTGCCTCAAGAAAGGCGACCCAGCCCGTCTGTGAGGCGAACACCGGCTCGGTGTTCAAAAATCCCGCCTCCGTTCCCGCCGGACGGCTTCTTGAGGAGTTGGGAATGAAGTCGGTCTCGTCGGGCGGCGCGCAGTTTTCGGAGGTTCACGCAAACTTTATAGTCAACAAGGGCGGCGCGAGGGCCTCGGACGTGCTCAAACTGATAGGCATTGCCCGCGAGCGCGCCCGCGCGGAGAGGGGAATAGTTCTGGAGACGGAGGTCTGCGTAATCTGA